The following proteins are encoded in a genomic region of Neurospora crassa OR74A linkage group VI, whole genome shotgun sequence:
- a CDS encoding methylene-fatty-acyl-phospholipid synthase has product MPLVALGVADLFNFVDYSKTSLAISAAAIAFNPTFWNIVARREYRTKFLTRAFGGNAQVACYFLAVTIFGLGLVRDFLYERALRDQPSHPLLEGTYVKYAAYALLALGNLLVITSTMRLGITGTFLGDYFGILMDGIVTGFPFNVTSAPMYYGSTMSFLGTALLYGKPAGLLLTAWVLFVYIIAIQFENPFTAEIYAKRDRERAKAAGTSKKEL; this is encoded by the exons ATGCCTCTCGTCGCCCTAGGTGTCGCCGACCTGTTCAACTTTGTTGACTACAGCAAGACAAGCCTCGCCA tctctgctgctgccattGCCTTCAACCCTACCTTCTGGAA CATCGTTGCCCGCAGAG AATACCGCACCAAGTTCCTCACGCGCGCTTTCGGCGGCAATGCCCAGGTAGCCTGCTACTTCCTGGCCGTCACCATCTTCGGCCTCGGTCTTGTCCGCGACTTCCTCTACGAACGCGCTCTCCGTGACCAGCCCTCCCACCCGCTCCTCGAGGGCACCTATGTCAAATACGCCGCCTATGCCCTCCTTGCCCTCGGCAACCTTCTCGTCATCACCTCTACAATGCGTCTGGGTATCACGGGAACCTTCCTTGGTGACTACTTTGGCATTCTGATGGATGGCATTGTCACCGGCTTCCCCTTCAACGTTACCAGCGCTCCCATGTACTACGGCTCCACCATGAGCTTCCTCGGCACCGCTCTTCTCTACGGCAAGCCCGCTGGTCTCCTTTTGACTGCCTGGGTTCTCTTTGTGTACATAATCGCTATCCAATTCGAGAACCCCTTCACTGCCGAAATCTATGCCAAGCGCGACCGCGAGAGGGCCAAGGCTGCCGGTACCAGCAAGAAGGAGCTTTAA